The genomic stretch CTTGGTCACGCCGAGGACGTCGACCATTTGACCTTCCTTGAAGGCGGTCTCGACCGTGACGACGTCACCGGTCTTGAGCGTGCTCGGTGCGGAGAGACGAATTTCCTGCAACGCCGTGTGAGCGTCGACGCCAGCCTTGGCGAGATGGCCTTTTTCGGGAGCCGAAATACGCTTCGCGGACGTCTTCCCGAAGGCAATTTGGACGGCATCGTAGCCGTCGTTGTCGGCTGTCTTGACCTGAACGACCGGGCAGGGCCCGGCTTCAACGACGGTCACTGGAACGAGTGTGTTCGAACCGTCGTAGATCTGGGTCATGCCCAGCTTCTTGCCCAAAAGTGTTTGTATCATGAGTGCTAAGCGGTAGGTGGAGCGAACTCCGTTTCGGTACCTACATTAGACGGGGGCTCGAAGCCCCATCATCTGCGGACCTGTTGATTATAGACCTCTGGTCGATTCAGACGTTGATGGTGATATCGACTCCCGAAGGGAGATTGAGTTTCTTCAGCTCGTCGACCGTTTGAGCGGTGGGCTCGATGATGTCGATGAGGCGCTTGTGCGTGCGGATCTCGAACTGCTCCATCGACTTCTTGTCCGCGTGCGGCGAGCGGTTGACGGTTAGCTTTTCGATTCTGGTGGGCAGGGGCACCGGGCCGGCGACCCGAGCGCCGGAGCGCTTGGCGGTATCGACGATTTCCGAAGCCGACTGATCGATGACGCGATAGTCGAAACCCTGGAGGCGGATGCGAATTCGTTGGCCTTTCATGGCGGGAGAGCGGTTTAGGTCCGGGCGGGTGCGCGGGACGAGGTTTCGACGATCTTGCTCAGAATCTGGGAAGGAACCTGTTCGAAGTGCGAGGGTTCCATCGAGTAACTGGCGCGGCCCTTCGAGAGCGAACGGATGTCTGTGGCGTAACCGAACATCATTTCCAGCGGCACGTGGGAAGTGATGATGCACGCACCACCCTTCGTCTCCATGTTTTGGATACGTCCACGACGGCGGTTCGTGTCGCCGAGGATGTCGCCCTGATATTCTTCGGGCGTGGACACTTCCACCTTCATGACGGGCTCCAGCAGAATCGGCGCGCAACGAGCCATCGCTTCCTTGAAGGCGAAGATGCCTGCCATCTTGAACGCCATTTCAGAGGAGTCGACCTCGTGGAAGCTGCCGTCGTAGATGCGAGCGATGAAATCCACCACCGGGTATCCGGCGACGGTCCCGTTGTTGGCGGCTTCCATGATGCCCTCGATGGTCGGCTTGATGTATTCCTTCGGAATCACGCCGCCCACGATTTCGTTGAGCACCTCGATGCCCTTACCCTTTTCGTTCGGTTCGAGTTTGATGACCGCGTGGCCGTACTGACCACGTCCACCGGATTGGCGAATGAACTTGCCCACGCCTTCGGCTTTGCCGGTGATGGTTTCGCGGTAGGCGATCTGCGGCTTGCCCGCGTCGGCTTCGACCTTGAACTCGCGGAAGAGACGATCTCGGATGATTTCCAAGTGTAGTTCGCCCATTCCTGCGATGAGTGTCTGGCCGGTTTCCGGATTCGTGGTGACCCGGAAGGTCGGATCCTCTTCGGCGAGACGTCCGAGGCCGAT from Opitutales bacterium ASA1 encodes the following:
- the rplC gene encoding 50S ribosomal protein L3 gives rise to the protein MIQTLLGKKLGMTQIYDGSNTLVPVTVVEAGPCPVVQVKTADNDGYDAVQIAFGKTSAKRISAPEKGHLAKAGVDAHTALQEIRLSAPSTLKTGDVVTVETAFKEGQMVDVLGVTKGKGFQGVVKRFRVGGGPASHGSMFHRRIGSIGMRQTPGRTWKNQAMPGHMGSVNRTVQNLRIVKIVAEKNLVLVRGSVPGANGDQVLIRAAIKARS
- the rpsJ gene encoding 30S ribosomal protein S10 gives rise to the protein MKGQRIRIRLQGFDYRVIDQSASEIVDTAKRSGARVAGPVPLPTRIEKLTVNRSPHADKKSMEQFEIRTHKRLIDIIEPTAQTVDELKKLNLPSGVDITINV